In one window of Clavelina lepadiformis chromosome 4, kaClaLepa1.1, whole genome shotgun sequence DNA:
- the LOC143453400 gene encoding uncharacterized protein LOC143453400 → MGITWITISRSSSQICQLTDLCVEVMKLLSVDPQNYCHAPREGIRSIMEKIDFIRMGTTVATNFLLERKDERMALALTEGWRDPLGNQSRPKMLDLLFRV, encoded by the exons ATGGGTATTACTTGGATCACAATAAG CAGAAGTAGTTCACAGATCTGCCAATTGACTGACCTATGCGTCGAAGTGATGAAGCTGTTGTCTGTCGATCCACAAAATTACTGTCATGCTCCCAGGGAAGGAATTCGAAGCATTATGGAAAAG ATCGATTTCATCCGGATGGGAACGACCGTTGCCACAAATTTTCTCCTCGAGAGGAAAGATGAGAGAATGGCACTTGCTCTCACTGAGGGCTGGAGAGATCCTCTTGGAAACCAATCAAGACCAAAAATGTTGGACCTC CTTTTCCGAGTATGA